In Aegilops tauschii subsp. strangulata cultivar AL8/78 chromosome 3, Aet v6.0, whole genome shotgun sequence, one genomic interval encodes:
- the LOC141042658 gene encoding E3 ubiquitin-protein ligase SINA-like 10, translating into MEEATGKRQEREKDEGGVEKRRKVGAATPVFTMDDLDVLHCAVCWDPLRPPIFQCAEGRHNICLSCHDKLSGKCCFCCETTVYSRCRGLENMVESLKVVCPNNGCAASIKYYQKEEHEEDCPQAPCFCPIADCSFSGPTARLLEHFSRDHNLDSTEVPYNKGFGILISFNVNGDLPEPTILVSEDGHLFIVYMKAESLSVGIAVCCVQPHITTGSKFKCNLSLSSAETGYSQATEFQTRNTNLYDGFPNDCFLFLVPKAMLPGAGTSDTVLVSMQLTPQ; encoded by the exons ATGGAGGAAGCGACGGGAAAGCGGCAGGAGAGGGAGAAAGATGAGGGCGGCGTCGAAAAGAGGAGGAAGGTCGGGGCAGCAACCCCCGTCTTCACCATGGACGACCTCGACGTCCTCCACTGCGCCGTCTGCTGGGACCCCCTGCGCCCTCCCATTTTCCAG TGCGCCGAGGGACGTCATAACATATGTTTGTCTTGCCATGACAAGCTCTCAGGCAAGTGCTGCTTCTGTTGCGAAACAACAGTCTACAGTCGCTGCCGCGGGCTAGAAAATATGGTTGAATCCCTCAAAGTTGTTTGCCCCAATAATGGATGCGCTGCGAGTATAAAATACTACCAAAAAGAAGAACATGAGGAAGATTGCCCGCAGGCGCCATGCTTCTGCCCCATAGCGGACTGCAGCTTCAGCGGACCAACCGCAAGGCTCCTGGAGCATTTCTCACGCGATCACAATCTGGATTCCACGGAAGTTCCGTACAACAAGGGTTTCGGGATCCTCATCAGCTTCAATGTTAATGGCGATCTTCCTGAACCAACCATTCTTGTGTCTGAGGATGGACACCTCTTCATTGTCTACATGAAGGCAGAATCCCTCAGCGTTGGCATCGCGGTCTGCTGTGTCCAGCCCCACATTACTACTGGATCCAAGTTCAAGTGCAATCTGTCATTGTCGTCGGCTGAGACGGGCTACTCCCAGGCTACAGAGTTTCAAACAAGGAACACTAACCTGTATGATGGGTTTCCCAATGACTGCTTCCTATTCCTTGTGCCCAAGGCGATGCTTCCAGGCGCTGGTACAAGTGACACGGTCCTGGTGAGTATGCAACTCACGCCACAGTAG
- the LOC109739124 gene encoding E3 ubiquitin-protein ligase SINA-like 7 translates to MSEDDDRILECDYCGDDRGLCDRPHLVDSRCFSIKLDGTFNVETEGMHVTFDLRDPEDDMDEDNVDEDNVDEDNIDEANIGIWVDPNMSKEEITSCDGSTKRKGEASDADASASAKRRQKMNVTMSMDVLDCPICSKPLRPPIYQCSVGHVVCWSCRQGLPERKCSTCTGSVSERCHAMERVVDTVFVPCKNGCANEIAYCQQEGHERECPARPCICPVPGCGFSGPTAALQDHLTGLHKWPMKSFKYFVPFFLRAVRPGSHVLSCGDGRLFLLPVATPVEPLGRAVSLICVRPNALESPVGCSVCFSCFNGHYQVSSLGVETLSLADGLPTQSFCVLPKVARDKTDDVMLWITMDTIFPIDDDELYEEDDEDDDYEEEDDEDNNDDD, encoded by the exons ATGTCTGAAGACGACGATAGGATCCTGGAGTGCGACTACTGCGGCGACGACcggggtctgtgcgacaggcctcacctggtagATAGTCGGTGCTTCAGTATTAAGCTCGACGGGACATTCAATGTTGAAACG GAGGGTATGCATGTCACCTTCGATCTTCGTGATCCTGAAGATGACATGGACGAAGATAATGTCGACGAAGATAATGTCGATGAAGATAATATTGATGAAGCTAATATCGGCATTTGG GTCGACCCTAACATGAGCAAGGAGGAGATCACGAGCTGCGACGGCAGCACCAAGAGGAAAGGAGAAGCAAGCGATGCCGATGCTAGCGCCAGCGCCAAGAGGAGGCAGAAGATGAATGTCACCATGAGCATGGATGTCCTGGACTGTCCCATCTGCTCCAAGCCCCTCCGTCCTCCCATTTACCAG TGCTCCGTGGGGCATGTGGTCTGCTGGTCCTGCCGCCAAGGCCTCCCGGAGAGGAAGTGCAGCACGTGCACCGGCAGCGTCTCCGAGAGATGCCACGCAATGGAGCGCGTCGTCGACACTGTCTTCGTCCCCTGCAAGAACGGATGTGCCAACGAGATTGCCTACTGCCAGCAGGAGGGGCACGAGAGGGAGTGCCCCGCCCGCCCGTGCATCTGCCCGGTCCCCGGCTGCGGCTTCTCAGGGCCGACAGCGGCGCTCCAGGACCATTTAACCGGCCTCCACAAGTGGCCGATGAAGAGTTTCAAGTACTTCGTACCGTTCTTCCTGCGAGCAGTGCGGCCTGGATCTCATGTCCTGAGCTGCGGAGACGGCCGCCTCTTCCTGCTCCCGGTGGCGACGCCCGTGGAGCCCCTCGGCCGCGCGGTGTCCCTCATCTGCGTCCGGCCGAACGCGCTGGAGTCCCCGGTCGGATGCTCGGTGTGCTTCTCGTGCTTCAATGGCCATTACCAGGTCTCGTCGCTGGGCGTCGAGACCTTGTCTCTGGCGGATGGGCTGCCGACGCAGTCCTTCTGTGTCTTGCCCAAGGTTGCCCGTGACAAAACTGATGACGTCATGCTTTGGATCACAATGGATACAATTTTCCCTATTGACGATGATGAGCTGTACGAGGAGGACGATGAAGACGATGactacgaggaggaggacgatgagGACAATAATGATGATGATTGA